The DNA segment ATGGCCTGTGCCGCCAGAATCTGTTCGCCGCGCGTGATGGCGCCGGACAGCGCGATCGGCCCGTCCCAGAAGCGCCGCACCTCCGACACCAGCGCGAACGGGCTCAGCGTGCCGGCATGGCCGCCGGCGCCGGCGGCGACCAGGATCAGGCCATCGACGCCGGCCTCCAGCGCCTTTTGCGCATGGCGCACGTTGATCACGTCGTGAAACACGATGCCGCCGTAGGCATGCACTTCCTTGACCACATCGCCCGGCGCGCGCAGGCTGGTGATGATCATCGGCGCCTTGTGCTTGACGCACAAAGCTACGTCGTGGTCGAGCCGGTCGTTCGAGTGATGCACGATCTGGTTCACCGCGAAGGGCGCGATCCTGCGGCCGGGATTGGCGCGGCGCGCAGCGTCGATTTCCGCCGTCATCATGGCCAGCCATTCGTCGAGCAGTTCCTTGGGCCGGGCGTTCAGCGCCGGAAAGGAGCCGACGATGCCGGCCATGCATTGCGCCAGCACCAGCTGCGGCTGGGAGACGATGAACATCGGCGCGCCGATCACCGGCAGGGCCAGATTGTCTTGCAGGACTTTCGGCAAACTCATGAATGCTCCTATGCGGATTGGGCGCGTTGCCCGCGACCGGTCATCATCCAGGCGGGTATCAGGGCCAGACAGTAAACAACGGCGATCAGGAAGAAGCCTTCCTGCATCGGCTGCAGACCATGCACGGCATTCAGCTGCCGCTCACGTCCTTCGAGGAACAGCGCCAGCAGCGTGACGCCGAGCGCGCCGCCGAGCTGGCGAAAGAAATTGATCGAGGCCGAGCCGGCGGCCTCGGTGCCGCGGGGCAGCAAGCGCAAGGCACCGGCATTCAGCCCCGGAATGATCAGCCCGAGGCCGACGCGGCCGATCGCCACCCACAGCGCCAGCAGCCAGAAACCCGTGACGGCGGAAGACAGGCCCATCAGGATGGCCGAGACGGAAAAGAAGGCCAGTCCCGCCATCGCCACGCGGTTCGACGGAAAACGATCGGCCAGGCGTCCGGCGAGCAGCAGCACCACGGCCAGCACCACGCCGCCCGGCACCAGCATCATGCCGGCTTCATAGGCCGAAAAGCCGGCGCCGATCTGGGCGAAGATCGGCGCCA comes from the Sulfuritalea hydrogenivorans sk43H genome and includes:
- a CDS encoding NAD(P)H-dependent flavin oxidoreductase, with translation MSLPKVLQDNLALPVIGAPMFIVSQPQLVLAQCMAGIVGSFPALNARPKELLDEWLAMMTAEIDAARRANPGRRIAPFAVNQIVHHSNDRLDHDVALCVKHKAPMIITSLRAPGDVVKEVHAYGGIVFHDVINVRHAQKALEAGVDGLILVAAGAGGHAGTLSPFALVSEVRRFWDGPIALSGAITRGEQILAAQAMGADLAYMGTRFIPTPEDNAVDGYKQMIVESSAADVVYTPYFTGVHGNYLRPSIAAQGLDPDNLPERDKSSMSFGSDRTKAWRDIWGVGQGIGSIDRILPVSEVVAQLGREYRAARDALCAIKD